A window of [Clostridium] innocuum genomic DNA:
CCGCATCGGTGTGATTCTTGCCATCATCGGAGAGCTCATGCTGGCCATCTCCACCAATGTTGTTATGTTTACCTGGGGCGGCCGTTTGCTGGTCGGTCTGGGCGCAAGCTTTATGATACCTTCCGTTCTCGGACTGATCCCGGGAATCTACAGTGGTAAGGAACGCGTCTTCGCGTTTGGTGCCATCGGTGCAGCCACCGGGATTGCGGCAGCCGCAGGTCCCATCGTAGCCGGCTTTCTGCTGGATGCATTTGGTTTTCGGGTTGCCTTTGGTGCACTCGCCGTTTACTTTTTCCTGATTCTCATCGGTTCAACGGCAATCCCCGAGGTTGAGCGTTCAACAAAGAATCTGAAAATGGATGTGCGCGGAACGATCGTTGCGGCAATCGGTCTGTTCCTGTTTTTGATCGGTATTTCCAAGATTTCCGTATGGGGACTTATAACACCGCTGCAGGCACCGTTTACGCTTTTTGGAATCTCCCCATCCCTGCCGCTTGCGCTGCTTGGTGTCATCATTCTTGCTCTACTGGTCGTTATGGAAAAAAGCATTGAACAGAAGAACGGATGTGCCCTGCTTCCTTCCTCCTTTCTGAAATCCGCGCAGGTCCGTGCAGGACTGTTCGCCAGCGCCATTGTATTCCTGTATCTGGGAGGTACTGTTATGCTGGTAAATCCCTATCTGCAGGTTGTCGGTGGGTTCAATGCCGTTCAGACAGGGGTTGCGATGATCTGTGTCGGTGCTCCCATGTTTGCGGCATCCATGGGGGTTCCGAAATATGCAGCGCAGGTACATCCGAAAACGATTCTTCGCATCGGCTATATCCTGCTTGCCGTTTCCGTGATCCCTATGGCATTCTCTTTGCAGGAGCACGGAGTATCCATCGGCATGTATATCGGGTTGATCATTGCCGGTATCGGTCAGGGAATGCTGAGTGCACAGGCAAGCAATGTCGTGGCACTGGCTGTCAATGAGCGTGATGCCCAGCAATCCGGCGGCATACAGGCTACCGCAAGAAATGTCGGACAGGCAATCGGTGTTGCGGTGCTTGGCATGGTTATGATTTTCACGATCAATGCCAATCTGGGAAGCAGTATGGAAAAGGATGCATTGCTCTCCGCCTCCCTTGTACAGCAGGAGGAAGCAAAAAATGTCAGCTTTATGTCGGATGAGGCCTTTATCTCTTCCCTGTCGGATCTCACCATGAAGCCGCAGGAGCAGCAGGAGCTTGTCCGTCTGAATGCACAGGCCCGCATGCATTCCACACAGTATGCACTCTATGTACTGGGAATTCTTTCCCTTGTATGTATTTTCAGTACCGGCGGCATTACGATTACAAAAAAAGAACAGGCATAAATTCATGCATCAGTGATAAGGAGATGAGGAAAGATGCAGAAATTATATACAAATGGTACCATCCTTACGATGAAGGAAAACGAATTATACAGTGAGGCACTGCTGATCAGGAACGGAAGTATTCAGGCAGTCGGCACAAGGAAGGATCTGGAGCCTCTATGCGAGGCAGATTGTGAGCGAATCGATTTGCAGGGAGCATGCCTGATGCCCTCCTTTATCGATGCGCACTCCCACATGCTGCAGTTTGCGAACACCCTGAAATTTGTTCCGCTGAAAAGCTGCACCTGTGTTGCGGATATTCAGGAGGAAATCAAACGCTACATTGAAGAGAAACAGCTAGCGGATGGTGAATGGGTGATGGGCTTTGGCTATGACCATAATGCACTTGCTGAGCACCGGCATCCAAACTGCCATGAGCTGGATGCCGCAAGCCGTACGCATCCTATCATTCTTGCACACTCCTCCTTCCACATGGGAGTCTTAAATACCATGGCTCTGCAGGCTTATGGTCTGGATGACAGCGTGAAGAATCCGGAGGGTGGAAGCTATGGCCGTGATGAGCAGGGACACCTGAACGGATATATGGAAGAGGTTACCTTCATGCGCGGTCCCGGAGAACGTGTCATGAGTCTGGAAAACATTGATGCGTATGCCGTCGAGGCACAGAAAATCTATGCCAGCTTCGGTATTACCACAGCACAGGAGGGCTTTGCGCACAGGAGCGAGGTGGATATTTACGAACGCCTTGGCCGCAGCGATCAGATGCTGCTGGATATGGTTGCATACGTGGATATCGTGGAGGACAGCGAGGTTGTTCAGCAAAGAGAGGACCTTAAGGAGTACAGGAACCACTTTCGCATCGGCGGCTACAAGCTGTTTCTGGACGGCTCCCCACAGGGTAAGACGGCATGGATGAGCAAGCCGTATGTAAACAGCGGTGATTATTGCGGCTATCCGATCTATACGGATGAGCAGGTGGACGGCTACGTACAGCAGGCTCTTGATGAACACCGCCAGCTGCTGGTGCACTGCAACGGAGATGCCGCAAGCCAGCAGATGCTGAACGGCTATCATCACAGCAGACAGAAAACCACAGATACCCGTCCGGTCATGGTACATTCCCAAACCCTGCGTCCGGATCAGCTGCCGCAGCTGAAAGAAACCGGCGTGATGCCAAGCTATTTTGTTGCCCATGTATATCACTGGGGTGATGTACACCTTGTCAATTTCGGAAAACAGCGGGCAGAAAATATCTCCTGTACCGCCAGTGCCCTGAAAAATCACATTCCCTTTACCTTCCATCAGGATACCCCGGTTATTCTGCCGGATATGCTGGAAAGTGTATGGGCTGCAGTCAATCGTGTCACGAAGAATGGTGTCGTACTGGGTGAACAGCAGCGCATCAGTGTTCTGGAAGCACTGAAGGCTGTGACCATTAACGCCGCCTATCAGTATTTCGAGGAGGACCGCAAGGGTACACTGGAGGCCGGAAAGCTGGCAGATCTGGTTATTCTAAATGAGGATCCATTAAAGGCTGAGCCGATGAAGCTCCGTGACATTCAGGTCATGGAAACCATCAAGGAAGGCCGTACTATTTATAAAAAAGCAGCATAGCCATAAGCAATATGGGCAATGAAACAGGGACTTAGGCTGATGAAAAGCAGGCAAAATGAAAATTGCCCGCTTTTTTTATTGCCATCCTGAAGCTGCAGCAAAGCTTTCTACTCTTTATCTGCCTTTCAAAGATGCCGTATGCCAGCATTTTCCCTTAAAGCTTCACGCTGCTTTATACGATTCACAGTCCGACAGCTTCTTTATTTATATGTATTATATGTATGATCAGCTGAAGATACCTCCGTTATAGCGATACTGAGCATAGAGCATAACTCCGATTCCCGGAAGCAGACCGCCAAACAACACCGGCAGAAAAAGCACCTTTTGGCACGACAGAATCACTGCAGAGCTGACAAAGCATATCCCCACAACAGCAAGCCCCACTCCCATCAGATGCAGATAGGGTGTGATATCCTCTTCCTTCATATTCTGATAATGATAATCATGCAGAAATGCAATACGCCTTCGCATGCCAATCTCCACTGCAAAATAAAGCATCAGCGCACCCAATGCCAGAAAAATAATAGCTGCCATATCGCTTCCTCCCCTTCTTTTTCATCATTATATGCTATGTATTATTATTTCACAAGACGCAAAACGGCATAAGTTCTCTTGTGCGGATGCTAAACGAAAAAGCCTGCAGGCATCGTTTTCGTGAAGGACTCAATTCACTGCCCGTGTAAAATATGTGAGGCTTCCTCTGATGATGACAAGAGCATAGAAGGTACATGTCCTTCTATCTCTAGTGTTTTACAGCCTTTGCACTGATTATTTAAAGCCCAAAATCATAACGGACTATAGAAAAAAATCATGTTTTTAGCACTCTAGTATTGACAGTGCTAAATTATGTGATATAATAACAGTGAAGATGAGGTAAGGTACCTGTAGGACATGGTTTTAGGAATCGAGGCGATGGATATAGTATTGCTTCCCGCAGATATTTGTACACATCTGAAAAATCTGAATCATACAATACGATAGAAAGAGGTGGACTTTATGATGAGATTTTTACCAGACGTATTTACAGACACATTTGAAGACATGTGGAAGGATCCGTTTTTCACAAAGAGCAACAGCTGCATGAAAACAGATGTTCGTGAGCTAGACGGTAACTATCTGCTGGACATGGAGCTGCCTGGTTATAAGAAGGAAGACATTCATCTGGATTTAAAGGATGGATACCTCAACATTACAGCCGCAAAAAACAGTTCCAACGAAGAGAAGGATGACAAAGGAAACATCATCCGTCAGGAGCGCTACAGCGGTTCCTGTGCTAGAAGCTTTTATGTCGGAAATGCAATCCGTGAGGAGGATATCCGTGCAAGCTTCGACAACGGCGAACTGAAAATCACCTTCCCGAAGGAAGAGAGCCGCAAGGTTGAAGAAAAACGCTTTATTCCTATTGAATAAGTGTGAGAGGATGCGTAAAAAGCATCCTTTTTCTTTTTGCCAACCCGGTTCCATGGTATACTAATATTAGAGGTGAATTTATGACAAGCTGGATCAAAGAAGCAGTATTTTATCACATTTATCCGCTGGGCTTTGTTGGCGCAGCGCAGTATCATGAGGAGGACATCACGCACTCCATAAAGAAGGTGGAGGACTGGATTCCCCATATGAAAAAGCTGGGAGTCAATGCCTTGTACCTGGGGCCGGTTTTTGAAAGCCATGAGCATGGCTATGACACAAGCGATTACCGCTTGCTGGATCATCGCTTAGGTACAAACGATGATTTCAAGAGGGTATGCGACAGCCTGCATGCAGCCGACATCCGCATCGTTTTGGATGGTGTGTTCAATCATGTCGGTCGTGATTTCTGGGCATTTCGCGATGTTCAGGAAAAGAAGGAGAAATCAACCTATTGCGACTGGTTTTCCAACCTGCACTTTCATGCACGCAGTCCGCTGAATGATGATTTTACCTATGATGCATGGGAAGGACACTATAATCTGGTAAAGCTCAATCTGGAGAATGAAGAGGTTGTTCGCTATCTGCTGGATAGTATTGCGATGTGGATGGATGAGTTTCACATCGACGGCCTGCGCCTGGATGCAGCCGATTGTATACGTCCCGAATTTTTTCGCAGACTGAAGGCGTTCTGTAAAGAAAAAAATCCGGACTTCTGGCTGATGGGGGAAATCATACACGGTGATTACAACCGCTGGGCAAATCCCGACATGCTGGATTCCGTTACCAATTATGAATGCTATAAGGGACTGTATTCCTCTCACAATGAAAAGAATTATTTTGAAATCGGATATTCCTTAAACCGACAGTTTGGCAACGGTGGAATCTATCAGGGACTGGATCTGTATAATTTCGTCGATAATCACGACGTAAACCGTCTGGCAAGCACTGTTAAAAACAAAGAGGATCTGTTTAATATATATACCATCCTCTTCACCATGCCGGGAATTCCAAGCATTTATTACGGCAGTGAATATGCAGTTGAGGGTAGAAAGCACAATGGCAGCGATGCCGATATCCGCCCCTGCCTGCAGCTGTGTGAGTTTGATTCAGAAAAGCTCTGTGAGCACCTTGCACTGCTTTCTTTCGTGCATAAGATGAAAGCCTGCAGTCACGGCAGCTATGAGCAGGTACTGCTTCGTAATGAACAGTTTGTATTCTGTCGAAGCTGTGAGCAGGACAGTCTGTATATCGCATGCAATGTGG
This region includes:
- a CDS encoding MFS transporter → METVLKQKKQMIYLPLIVLMFTQIGTSGDNAVLSVATNALISALHASMNDIQLANMVYSLCAGAFMVAGGMLGIIIGWKKNFRIGVILAIIGELMLAISTNVVMFTWGGRLLVGLGASFMIPSVLGLIPGIYSGKERVFAFGAIGAATGIAAAAGPIVAGFLLDAFGFRVAFGALAVYFFLILIGSTAIPEVERSTKNLKMDVRGTIVAAIGLFLFLIGISKISVWGLITPLQAPFTLFGISPSLPLALLGVIILALLVVMEKSIEQKNGCALLPSSFLKSAQVRAGLFASAIVFLYLGGTVMLVNPYLQVVGGFNAVQTGVAMICVGAPMFAASMGVPKYAAQVHPKTILRIGYILLAVSVIPMAFSLQEHGVSIGMYIGLIIAGIGQGMLSAQASNVVALAVNERDAQQSGGIQATARNVGQAIGVAVLGMVMIFTINANLGSSMEKDALLSASLVQQEEAKNVSFMSDEAFISSLSDLTMKPQEQQELVRLNAQARMHSTQYALYVLGILSLVCIFSTGGITITKKEQA
- a CDS encoding amidohydrolase → MQKLYTNGTILTMKENELYSEALLIRNGSIQAVGTRKDLEPLCEADCERIDLQGACLMPSFIDAHSHMLQFANTLKFVPLKSCTCVADIQEEIKRYIEEKQLADGEWVMGFGYDHNALAEHRHPNCHELDAASRTHPIILAHSSFHMGVLNTMALQAYGLDDSVKNPEGGSYGRDEQGHLNGYMEEVTFMRGPGERVMSLENIDAYAVEAQKIYASFGITTAQEGFAHRSEVDIYERLGRSDQMLLDMVAYVDIVEDSEVVQQREDLKEYRNHFRIGGYKLFLDGSPQGKTAWMSKPYVNSGDYCGYPIYTDEQVDGYVQQALDEHRQLLVHCNGDAASQQMLNGYHHSRQKTTDTRPVMVHSQTLRPDQLPQLKETGVMPSYFVAHVYHWGDVHLVNFGKQRAENISCTASALKNHIPFTFHQDTPVILPDMLESVWAAVNRVTKNGVVLGEQQRISVLEALKAVTINAAYQYFEEDRKGTLEAGKLADLVILNEDPLKAEPMKLRDIQVMETIKEGRTIYKKAA
- a CDS encoding Hsp20/alpha crystallin family protein yields the protein MMRFLPDVFTDTFEDMWKDPFFTKSNSCMKTDVRELDGNYLLDMELPGYKKEDIHLDLKDGYLNITAAKNSSNEEKDDKGNIIRQERYSGSCARSFYVGNAIREEDIRASFDNGELKITFPKEESRKVEEKRFIPIE
- a CDS encoding DUF1653 domain-containing protein, giving the protein MTSWIKEAVFYHIYPLGFVGAAQYHEEDITHSIKKVEDWIPHMKKLGVNALYLGPVFESHEHGYDTSDYRLLDHRLGTNDDFKRVCDSLHAADIRIVLDGVFNHVGRDFWAFRDVQEKKEKSTYCDWFSNLHFHARSPLNDDFTYDAWEGHYNLVKLNLENEEVVRYLLDSIAMWMDEFHIDGLRLDAADCIRPEFFRRLKAFCKEKNPDFWLMGEIIHGDYNRWANPDMLDSVTNYECYKGLYSSHNEKNYFEIGYSLNRQFGNGGIYQGLDLYNFVDNHDVNRLASTVKNKEDLFNIYTILFTMPGIPSIYYGSEYAVEGRKHNGSDADIRPCLQLCEFDSEKLCEHLALLSFVHKMKACSHGSYEQVLLRNEQFVFCRSCEQDSLYIACNVADADYKAELPIPQGCWKDFLRGTTYRSEGGSLQLTIPAKSSCILYKDNESEQTVTEDCSIPYGEARDLMEEEQSAVYAVPIFVKPLKEAEGLPVEGMEVKPGKYRHFKGKCYSVLYVATHSETLERYVVYRQLYGNEEVWIRPLAMFCESILVDGVLTPRFTYIGK